The Mauremys mutica isolate MM-2020 ecotype Southern chromosome 1, ASM2049712v1, whole genome shotgun sequence genome has a segment encoding these proteins:
- the LOC123363222 gene encoding putative olfactory receptor 52P1 translates to LLTQMYFVHSFSTMESGMLAAMAFDRYVAICNPLRYSTTLTNSTVAKIGLAVVLRSGILTLPYPFLVRRWPYCRTNIIPHFYCGHIAVVKLACADIRINSYYGLFNLFSVIGVDVFFIAVSYTLILRAIFHLPTKDARLKTFGTCISHLCAISALYIPDLFSSLMLRFGHNVPLHVLILITSVYQLVPPMIHPIIYGMKTKQIWDRLLQLFTHKDD, encoded by the coding sequence cttctcacccagatgtacttcgttCATTCATTCTCAACAATGGAGTCTGGAATGCTTGccgccatggcttttgatcgctacgtggccatctgcaatCCTCTGAGATATTCCACAACCCTGACAAACTCTACTGTGGCCAAGATAGGCTTGGCCGTGGTGCTGCGTAGTGGCATACTCACATTACCCTATCCCTTTCTGGTGAggcggtggccatattgcagaaccaacatcatcccccacttcTATTGTGGGCATATAGCCGTGGTGAAACTGGCCTGCGCTGACATCCGCATCAATAGTTACTATGgactttttaatcttttctctgTGATAGGagtggatgtgttttttatcgccgtgtcctatactctgatcctccgggccatcttccacctccccacaaaggatgcccggctcaaaacttttgggacctgcatctctcatctttgtgccatctcagCTTTGTACATCCCAGATTTATTCTCCTCTCTCATGCTGAGGTTTGGTCACAATGTGCCACTGCATGTCCTCATTCTTATTACCAGTGTGTACCAGCTGGTGCCCCCCATGATACACCCCATCATTTATGGCATGAAGACCAAACAGATCTGGGAcagactgctccagctctttactcATAAGGATGACTAA